From Sus scrofa isolate TJ Tabasco breed Duroc chromosome 18, Sscrofa11.1, whole genome shotgun sequence, a single genomic window includes:
- the INHBA gene encoding inhibin beta A chain precursor — protein MPLLWLRGFLLASCWIIVRSSPTPGSGGHSAAPDCPSCALATLPKDVPNSQPEMVEAVKKHILNMLHLKKRPDVTQPVPKAALLNAIRKLHVGKVGENGYVELEDDIGRRAEMNELMEQTSEIITFAEAGTARKTLRFEISKEGSDLSVVERAEIWLFLKVPKANRTRTKVSIRLFQQQRRPQGSADAGEEAEDVGFPEEKSEVLISEKVVDARKSTWHIFPVSSSIQRLLDQGKSALDIRTACEQCHETGASLVLLGKKKKKEEEAEGRKRDGEGAGVDEEKEQSHRPFLMLQARQSEEHPHRRRRRGLECDGKVNICCKKQFFVSFKDIGWNDWIIAPSGYHANYCEGECPSHIAGTSGSSLSFHSTVINHYRMRGHSPFANLKSCCVPTKLRPMSMLYYDDGQNIIKKDIQNMIVEECGCS, from the exons ATGCCCTTGCTTTGGCTGAGAGGATTTTTGTTGGCGAGTTGCTGGATTATAGTGAGGAGTTCCCCCACCCCAGGATCCGGGGGGCACAGCGCAGCCCCGGACTGCCCGTCCTGTGCGCTGGCCACCCTCCCAAAGGATGTACCCAACTCTCAGCCGGAGATGGTGGAAGCCGTCAAGAAGCACATTTTAAACATGCTGCACTTGAAGAAGAGACCCGATGTCACCCAGCCGGTACCCAAGGCGGCGCTTCTGAACGCGATCAGAAAGCTTCATGTGGGCAAAGTGGGGGAGAACGGGTACGTGGAGCTGGAGGACGACATCGGGAGGAGGGCGGAAATGAATGAACTCATGGAGCAGACCTCGGAGATCATCACCTTCGCGGAAGCAG GCACCGCCAGGAAGACGCTGCGCTTTGAGATCTCCAAAGAGGGCAGTGACCTGTCCGTGGTGGAGCGCGCCGAAATCTGGCTCTTCCTGAAAGTCCCCAAGGCCAACCGGACCAGGACCAAAGTCTCCATCCGTCTCTTTCAACAGCAGAGGCGCCCGCAAGGCAGCGCGGACGCAGGGGAGGAGGCGGAGGACGTGGGCTTCCCGGAGGAGAAGAGCGAAGTGCTGATTTCGGAGAAGGTGGTGGATGCCCGGAAGAGCACCTGGCACATCTTCCCCGTCTCCAGCAGCATCCAGCGCTTGCTGGACCAGGGCAAGAGCGCCCTGGACATCCGGACTGCCTGCGAGCAGTGCCACGAGACCGGCGCCAGCCTGGTGCTGCTgggcaagaagaagaagaaggaggaggaggcggaggggaggaagagggacgGAGAGGGGGCGGGCGTGGACGAGGAGAAGGAGCAGTCGCACAGACctttcctcatgctgcaggccCGCCAGTCCGAAGAGCAcccccaccgccgccgccggCGGGGCCTGGAGTGCGACGGCAAGGTCAACATCTGCTGTAAGAAGCAGTTCTTTGTCAGTTTCAAGGACATCGGCTGGAACGACTGGATCATCGCTCCGTCCGGCTACCACGCCAACTACTGCGAGGGCGAGTGCCCCAGCCACATAGCGGGCACGTCGGGCTCCTCGCTCTCGTTCCACTCGACGGTCATCAACCACTACCGCATGCGCGGCCACAGCCCCTTCGCCAACCTCAAGTCGTGCTGCGTCCCCACCAAGCTGAGGCCCATGTCCATGCTGTACTACGACGACGGGCAGAACATCATCAAGAAGGACATCCAGAACATGATCGTGGAGGAGTGCGGGTGCTCCTAG